In Manis pentadactyla isolate mManPen7 chromosome 8, mManPen7.hap1, whole genome shotgun sequence, the following are encoded in one genomic region:
- the LBX1 gene encoding transcription factor LBX1 translates to MTSKEDGKAVPGEERRRSPLDHLPPPANSNKPLTPFSIEDILNKPSVRRSYSLCGAAHLLAAADKHAPGGLPLAGRALLSQTSPLCALEELASKTFKGLEVSVLQAAEGRDGMTIFGQRQTPKKRRKSRTAFTNHQIYELEKRFLYQKYLSPADRDQIAQQLGLTNAQVITWFQNRRAKLKRDLEEMKADVESAKKLGPSGQMDIVALAELEQNSEAAGGGGGGCGRVKSRPGSPVLPPGAPQAPGAGPLQLSPASPLTDQPASSQDCSEDEEDEEIDVDD, encoded by the exons ATGACTTCCAAGGAGGACGGCAAGGCGGTGCCGGGGGAGGAGCGGCGGCGCAGCCCGCTGGACCACCTGCCGCCTCCCGCCAACTCCAACAAGCCGCTGACGCCGTTCAGCATCGAGGACATCCTCAACAAGCCGTCTGTGCGGAGAAGTTACTCGCTGTGCGGGGCGGCGCACCTGCTGGCGGCCGCAGACAAGCACGCGCCGGGCGGCTTGCCCCTGGCGGGCCGAGCGCTGCTCTCACAGACCTCGCCTCTGTGCGCGCTGGAAGAGCTCGCCAGCAAGACCTTTAAGGGGCTGGAGGTCAGCGTCCTGCAGGCAGCAGAAG GCCGCGACGGGATGACCATTTTTGGGCAGCGGCAGACCCCCAAGAAGAGGCGAAAGTCGCGCACGGCCTTCACCAACCACCAGATCTACGAGTTGGAGAAGCGCTTCCTCTACCAGAAGTACCTGTCTCCTGCCGATCGCGACCAAATCGCGCAGCAGCTGGGCCTCACCAACGCTCAGGTTATCACCTGGTTCCAGAATCGGCGAGCCAAGCTCAAGCGGGACCTGGAGGAGATGAAGGCTGATGTGGAGTCCGCCAAGAAACTGGGCCCCAGCGGGCAGATGGACATCGTGGCGCTGGCCGAACTCGAGCAGAACTCGGAGGCCGCAGGAGGCGGTGGAGGCGGCTGCGGGAGGGTCAAGTCGAGGCCTGGCTCCCCGGTGCTCCCTCCAGGCGCCCCGCAGGCCCCGGGCGCCGGGCCCCTGCAGCTCTCGCCCGCCTCCCCGCTTACGGACCAGCCGGCCAGCAGCCAGGACTGCTCAGAGGACGAGGAAGATGAAGAGATTGACGTGGACGATTGA